From Halobacteriovorax sp. GB3, a single genomic window includes:
- a CDS encoding TetR/AcrR family transcriptional regulator has translation MKDLSKKEKVYFQICDSVLYMETVKPHLKWSLSDVSKHSGVTRSLIYYYLGKEKDQILREAVLFMLELFFNISGERKLGIQDRMTMILETTKEMPHIFLFYVSERTKNTEYGQTIREAEEKLISYLETELNLTNEQALKLFMLEIGACAFGLDPKFAPKFFQL, from the coding sequence ATGAAGGATTTATCTAAAAAAGAAAAAGTCTACTTTCAAATTTGCGACTCTGTTTTGTACATGGAAACAGTGAAGCCCCATCTGAAATGGTCTCTAAGTGATGTCTCAAAGCACTCTGGAGTGACTCGCTCTCTCATTTATTACTACTTAGGTAAGGAAAAGGACCAAATTCTTCGTGAGGCCGTGCTCTTTATGCTCGAGCTTTTCTTCAATATCAGTGGCGAGCGAAAACTTGGAATTCAAGATCGTATGACGATGATTCTTGAAACGACCAAGGAAATGCCGCACATTTTTCTTTTCTATGTAAGTGAAAGAACAAAGAATACCGAGTATGGTCAAACAATTCGTGAGGCCGAGGAGAAGCTCATCTCTTATCTTGAAACTGAGCTCAATCTTACTAATGAACAGGCCCTAAAGCTCTTTATGCTTGAAATTGGAGCATGCGCCTTTGGCCTTGATCCCAAATTTGCCCCGAAATTTTTCCAGCTTTAA
- a CDS encoding matrixin family metalloprotease: MTKQWIVALLMMASSAFAIEVHKENRDNGLYIIDGDIPLLHQDQRFDFVEFDNEDKLIVSASHENVYDVWSDEERFNLSYCVSDEFAHNKDLIVAAFEEATRDWMEAANVRFVYRPEYDSNCNEYNNNVVFDIQPAYGERYLARAFFPNYPRKYRSVLVNDSSFRYENSAMTGFIRHELGHVLGFRHEHIHQESAHLCDEDNKFKPVTDYDKDSVMHYPHCGGTNDIRDMVLSPTDIEGARIVYP, translated from the coding sequence ATGACAAAGCAATGGATTGTTGCACTACTTATGATGGCTAGCTCTGCTTTTGCTATCGAGGTCCACAAAGAAAATAGAGACAACGGCCTCTATATCATTGATGGTGATATCCCACTCCTTCACCAAGACCAGCGTTTTGATTTTGTAGAATTTGATAATGAAGACAAGCTAATCGTTTCAGCTAGCCACGAAAATGTTTATGACGTTTGGAGCGACGAAGAGCGTTTTAATCTTTCATACTGTGTAAGCGATGAATTTGCTCACAATAAAGACCTTATTGTTGCTGCTTTTGAAGAAGCGACAAGAGACTGGATGGAAGCGGCTAACGTTCGTTTTGTTTACAGGCCAGAATATGATAGCAACTGTAACGAATATAACAACAATGTTGTTTTCGATATTCAACCAGCTTACGGAGAGAGATATCTGGCAAGAGCATTCTTTCCAAACTATCCGAGAAAATATAGAAGCGTTCTCGTTAATGATTCTTCTTTTAGATATGAGAATTCAGCGATGACAGGATTCATTCGCCACGAACTAGGACACGTACTAGGTTTTCGTCATGAGCACATTCACCAAGAATCAGCTCACCTTTGTGACGAAGACAATAAATTTAAACCAGTAACTGATTACGATAAAGACTCTGTTATGCATTACCCTCACTGCGGTGGAACCAACGACATTAGAGATATGGTGCTTTCTCCGACGGACATCGAGGGTGCAAGAATCGTTTATCCATAA
- a CDS encoding sodium-dependent transporter, translated as MDQKKTWSSSLLFIMACVGSAVGLGNLWKFPYIAYENGGGAFVLVYLLCIVVMGLPILLAELIIGREARSNAFEAVSKLSGGKHFWKLLSFLCLFSPFILLSFYSVIAGWSLDYFYNAITGNLTHLTFETTGPHFGAFVSNPTKQISYHTIIMLLTAGVIMKGVKGIEKAIEVLMPFFGIIILTLSVITLSKYGAGKTLNFLFEFDFSKLTTKGILEALGHAFFTLSIGLGAMIIYGAYFPKEHSIIRAGIWITVLDTLVAFCACIMIYPIIFGTGMEVKESASILFTTLSVELHHLPGGQYVCALFYLLVAFAALSSTLSLLELVTSYVEDRFKLSRLKGTMLSTFIIWLFGICSALSNGGNEFFTSLKVMDRLDYILSNWSLPIGAFLISLFCGWVLSEEIKSRELGLKRDDPRYIIFNFLIRYAAPALMMVIFVSQLVN; from the coding sequence ATGGATCAAAAGAAGACGTGGAGCTCAAGTCTCCTATTTATTATGGCATGCGTAGGCTCAGCTGTTGGCCTAGGCAATCTCTGGAAATTCCCTTACATCGCATATGAAAATGGTGGCGGCGCATTTGTGCTAGTCTATCTTCTTTGTATTGTCGTCATGGGCCTTCCCATTCTTCTTGCTGAATTAATCATCGGCCGTGAGGCCAGATCAAATGCCTTTGAAGCGGTCTCAAAACTTTCAGGTGGTAAACACTTTTGGAAGCTTCTAAGTTTCCTATGCCTTTTCAGCCCATTTATTCTACTCTCTTTTTATTCTGTCATCGCAGGCTGGTCGCTGGACTATTTCTATAATGCCATTACAGGTAATCTTACTCACTTAACTTTTGAAACTACAGGCCCACACTTTGGCGCTTTCGTTTCTAATCCAACAAAACAAATTAGCTACCACACGATCATTATGCTTTTAACAGCAGGTGTGATCATGAAGGGAGTTAAAGGAATTGAAAAGGCCATTGAAGTTCTCATGCCTTTTTTTGGAATTATCATTCTCACTCTTTCTGTTATTACTTTAAGTAAGTACGGCGCTGGTAAGACTCTCAACTTTCTTTTTGAATTTGATTTTTCAAAGCTTACGACAAAAGGAATTTTAGAGGCCCTTGGTCACGCTTTTTTCACGCTCTCCATTGGACTTGGAGCGATGATTATTTACGGTGCCTACTTTCCAAAAGAGCACTCTATCATTCGTGCAGGGATTTGGATTACAGTTCTCGATACGCTTGTGGCCTTTTGCGCTTGTATCATGATTTATCCAATTATCTTTGGAACGGGAATGGAAGTGAAGGAATCGGCCTCGATTCTCTTTACAACTCTCTCAGTAGAACTCCATCACCTTCCAGGTGGACAATATGTTTGCGCTCTTTTCTATCTTCTTGTTGCCTTTGCAGCTCTTAGTTCAACGCTCTCGCTACTTGAGCTTGTGACTTCTTATGTAGAAGATCGCTTTAAGTTATCACGCCTTAAAGGGACAATGCTTTCAACATTTATCATTTGGCTTTTTGGAATTTGCTCAGCTCTCTCTAATGGTGGGAATGAGTTTTTCACCAGTCTTAAAGTCATGGATCGACTCGATTACATTCTTTCAAATTGGTCTCTTCCAATTGGTGCCTTTCTTATTTCACTCTTTTGTGGATGGGTACTTTCTGAAGAAATCAAGTCACGAGAGCTTGGACTCAAAAGAGACGATCCGCGTTACATCATCTTTAATTTCCTGATTCGCTACGCGGCACCGGCATTAATGATGGTTATTTTCGTTTCGCAACTCGTTAATTAG
- a CDS encoding sodium-dependent transporter, giving the protein MEKRKKWSSSVLFIMACVGSAVGLGNIWKFPYITFENGGGAFVLIYLFAIFMVGLPILLAEMLIGREAEANAYDSVKKLAGKVKSWRIIGALALFSSFAILSFYSVVAGWTLDYFFNAVTGNLAHLTFESTGPHFGAFVANPLKQVGYHTVFMSLTAFIILRGTKGIEKAIEILMPILGVLILLVAGVAISKYGSAQTLDFLFTVDFSKVTGHGILEAFGHAFFTLSIGLGAMIVYGSYFPREHSLGKAAIWIGILDTVFALMACLMIYPIIFGSGMNVKESSSILFTTLSVELQQLPGGQYICALFYLLVAFAALSSTISLLEPIASFAEEHWKISRKKATLVSAFSIWFLGLASALSNGASDLFTSLKVMDRLDYLTSNWTLPVGAFLVALFCGWWLSDEIKTRELGLKKNDTLYFMWNFLIRIVSPLILLIVFIYKLLQ; this is encoded by the coding sequence ATGGAAAAGAGGAAAAAGTGGAGTTCAAGTGTCCTATTTATTATGGCCTGCGTCGGATCGGCCGTAGGACTCGGTAATATTTGGAAATTCCCCTACATCACATTCGAAAACGGTGGAGGCGCCTTCGTCCTCATCTACCTCTTTGCCATCTTCATGGTCGGTCTTCCAATCCTCCTAGCAGAAATGCTCATCGGTCGCGAGGCCGAGGCCAATGCCTACGACAGCGTTAAAAAGCTCGCCGGCAAGGTCAAGAGCTGGAGAATCATCGGCGCTCTCGCCCTCTTTAGTTCATTTGCAATTCTCTCTTTCTATTCAGTCGTTGCCGGTTGGACGCTCGATTATTTTTTTAATGCCGTTACTGGAAACTTAGCGCATTTAACTTTTGAATCCACTGGACCACACTTCGGAGCTTTTGTCGCAAACCCACTTAAGCAAGTTGGTTACCATACAGTCTTTATGTCGCTAACGGCCTTCATTATTCTTAGAGGTACAAAGGGTATTGAAAAGGCCATTGAAATTCTCATGCCGATTCTTGGAGTTCTTATCCTTCTAGTTGCTGGTGTTGCCATTTCAAAGTATGGATCAGCTCAAACTCTAGATTTCCTATTCACTGTTGATTTCTCAAAAGTAACGGGACACGGAATTCTTGAAGCTTTTGGACACGCCTTTTTCACTCTTTCCATTGGTCTTGGTGCCATGATTGTATATGGATCATATTTTCCACGTGAGCACTCTCTTGGAAAGGCCGCCATTTGGATTGGTATTCTCGATACAGTCTTTGCTTTAATGGCCTGTTTAATGATCTATCCAATCATCTTTGGATCGGGAATGAATGTTAAGGAATCATCTTCGATTCTCTTTACGACTCTCTCAGTAGAGCTTCAACAGCTTCCAGGTGGACAGTATATTTGTGCTCTATTCTATCTTCTCGTTGCCTTTGCAGCACTTAGTTCAACGATCTCTCTTCTAGAGCCGATCGCCTCTTTTGCAGAGGAGCACTGGAAGATTTCAAGAAAGAAAGCAACACTTGTTTCGGCATTCTCTATTTGGTTTCTCGGTCTTGCTTCCGCTCTTTCAAACGGAGCAAGTGATCTATTCACTTCTTTGAAAGTTATGGATCGCCTCGACTACCTCACTTCAAACTGGACGCTTCCAGTTGGAGCCTTTCTTGTGGCCCTCTTTTGTGGTTGGTGGTTGAGTGATGAAATTAAAACGAGAGAGCTTGGATTAAAGAAAAACGACACTCTTTATTTTATGTGGAATTTTCTCATTCGTATTGTTTCTCCACTGATACTTTTAATCGTTTTTATTTACAAGTTGTTGCAATAA